Genomic segment of Harmonia axyridis chromosome 6, icHarAxyr1.1, whole genome shotgun sequence:
AAATCACACGATATCAGATCGGGTACAAAAATAACAACGAGAACAGGTACAGGAAAACGCTTCACTCTCAGCTCACACAAATAAGTCCACATGGGTTTAGTCGAATTTTGCAACACCCTTCAACGTTCAGCAACTTCTCCCCCTTCAACTTTTCGATCTTAAAACTCTTCCAACCAGAGAAGTTGTCGATGGGGACCGATCTCAGTATACTATACAGGTCGCGCAAGATATAGCCAATAACCCCAGTTTCGAACAAAAACAATAATGGATCTCCCACACTCTACTTTCTCCTATCGCCGATTACTCCAAAGTTTCTCTGAGGCAGTTCAGCTAAGCAACCGTCGCCGTCTTCCAGGCAGTCCAGATTCAGGACCCTGGGCTTCAACAGGGCTACCCCTCCGAATTTCCTACCCTTGTATTTCTCCTGTATGGTCTGTTGGGGCGTCAGAGGGGATCCCTTCAGGGTGACGCTCTGGGCCTTCACTATTGGGCTCAGGTGTTTGATGGTGTAGCCGCTGGATTTTTCCATTTCCTTGGGCCACAGGATCGGTTTCATCAGGTTGAAACGTGCGAACAGGATGGAGGCAGCTGCGATTTCTGACGGTTTGAAGTTCAGGTAGTGCTTGCCCTCTAGAAGGACCAGTTCGGTCAGGTACTGCGAACAAGATTAATTGTCAATTGTTGGAATTGATtgattctattgaaaaaattgtgttcAGTGTTGTTCTTTCGATAAACAACTAGAGATGAgtgatatttcacgaactgtgatttaatcactgatatcagactgtcacaggtagtcacggttccgaaaaacgaatacagagcgtgacgggatcactgtttgaacatttcacagatattttcagggcatatcaacgtccgttgcaatcgtaaattatgaagccagCCTGATGTtattattgcttcggaacctttgtaAGCACTTACTGATGCACTCTAGCAACATCAGTTCCGTGCGAACGATTGTTTTCGAAAGCCGGACAAATATTAACAGAACGTCGAAGCAggctaactaataaaaaaactcaaattctcttcctcaattgtaataatattacaattccattctccaccaacgacatattatgtcgttggtggagaatgaataggaacaattgtatttttctctcgaaaaattCGTCAAATATAGTAaggaaattcgattatttagggactgttttaactacccatttctgagttttttgttttaagatttttaatttttgtcttatttttttgttacagtattagccccttaactattttgatatataaaattataaaatgagtgtattttgtttggaggttgattactcatcatttttattaaataaataaataaacgtctgagtatatgcatatggcttattatttattatatgatgtcctaaaaatcataccttttcatttagaaatttcacaattctttgattagctcagaaattaatagaaaatatcgaatatatttaggaaatgtaattattcaataactAGTTTTACcatatttttgtacatttctgattgttactttttctgtttttctcttattttatttaatGCAGTATCAGCCacttaatattatcaatatatattcacatgtgaattattgtatgtgtaggtattatttatttttcgatgtccaaaattattcatatccattccacaaatctgttacctctaaagaattaacagaaagacaAAAGAACTAaagtttgggtgattcatagaaataataataacaagcacgGTCCGTGCTTAGCTCTTTTataatatcagtgaaattaaagcgtgatgTGATCACTGTTTAGTTATCGGATTCGGTTAGGGTCCGTGCAGCACGGATCCcgatacctaaacagtgatcacgtcacgctttaatttcactgatatcataaaggaacgttcacgtttcacaacgtgatctagaaatcacggtatcgctcatctctataAACAACAGAACAGAATTACTAAACAAAGTGAAAGCAGAAACTTAGAAGGAACTGAAAAAGACTTATATCCTTTCAATGCTTCCACCAACGAGACAACACAAAATTCaatgatcattattattatttctgtgAAAAGGGGTCGTTACCGCTCTGTTAGCctgccgggaactgcgaccaagtggatcttttgttcttaaccctacctattcatgcAAACCCAGGGATGCCGTCGAtgctgttaacgaaaccgacgacctCCTTGgcagccttggctattacttcttgagtatccagaactTGCTTTCACATGTGAGtgattcttaggccagtcagccccgGACATTTACTCACTATGTGATCGGCTGTTTCTACcccctttccacagagcctgcataTCTCATCTGCTGAGTTACCcgatgcggtacaaaaggtatttgaaCCACacatttctttgcctgagcaagagtATTCCTCCAGAGGATTTTTCTATTGTCCCTCTTCCATTGTTGGACCACTGTCTTGTATTGGTATATTCCAAGCCCGCAGAAAAGCTCAGGACGaacaggtgtcaaccttgatgccctttttgcaaaTTCATCGGCTACCtgtagtagagttactttattgcctctggtcaGTTGCTTTATAGTATTACGGCACTTCCATGTCAGTAGAGAtccctggctatatgattccagggacaTCAGCGTGGCCAGGATGTCCGTAGTGATGTGAATACTAGGTTTCTTTTGAAGCACTCTTGGGAGGAAGTGTAGACATCTAGTGTCCGGACTTGCAGGATAGAGGACTTACTCCACAGGAATCTAGAGATCCTCGTTTTCTCCAAAACCTGTGCCTTTTTCTGGTTTTGATCCATCAAATATcatctatagggtgttttttttcgaggtatataacttcaagttggcattactgttcaagatgacgaccgatttaacagttgtcaagcgatttattctcagtttggtttgtcaattcatcatgcatagactcacgcctgaacaacgctttcaaatagtgcaattttatttcgaaaataatggttctgtgcgaaatacgtatcgcgcactacgtccattttattttgtttagcgatgaagcgcacttctggttgaatggctacgtcaacaaacaaaactgctgcatttggactgaagctaatcctcaagtatatgtcgaaacaccgttacatccagaaaaactgactttttggtgcgctttatggactggtggaatcaatggtccgtacttcttcaaaaacgatgatggccagaacgttacagtcaatggtgatcggtatagagccatgattactaactttttcattcctgaattgaacaaccatgatgtccaggagctgtggttccaacaaaacggcgcaacatgtcacacagctcgtgccacaatcgatttattgaaaaacacgtttggtgaccgcctaatttcacgttttggacctgtgaattggcctccaagatcttgtgatttaacaccactagactactttctgtggggctatgtaaagtcattggtctatgcggataagccacaaacccttgaccatttggaagacaacattcgccgtgttattgccgatatacggccacaaatgttggaaaaagtcatcgaaaattggacgtccagattggactacatccgagccagccgtggcggtcatatgccagaatagttatttataatacaagtgcagaaggcattggtattcttccacgagttcaaaattcaaaaacgagccacgaagtggcgagttttggaatgaacgagtggtagaatgagccttctgtacgagtattatacattattttctctaattcattgcattttcattgaaattaatgaaatatttccataaatataatttagtgatttttgcattgaaaaatgttggttggcagaactgatttctttaaggcaaattgctaaattgacagataaagccgtggcggaaagttcggagtaccaacatagaataataaaatataaccatgaaaactgtgcgtttctgatatattctcgcacgattttgttctacaagatgtggaagaatgaacggaataaccacagaattggagaaatcatatttaaaatgtaatgccacaagattatctagcggataaataaaattcatgtcaatcaaataatccatcgttgtttcattgcagtttaaagttctatagctctaaaaaaacaccctttagaagacTTTTCGTACCAAGTTATTTACTGAGTTTATTGCACTGAGACGGTCGTCAATGACCTTTTCAAAGGGTTCTTCTTCGAAGAAAGTTGGCATCACATCTGAGGGTTCTGCTTGGAGTTTCGAGTCTGATCCCCATGTGTCCGATCCCGGATGGAGATTCTCATTACGGTATattcttattgcttccagcaggctacatttcctcacatatGAGGGCAAGGGAGATAAATCGAGTATAACCTCAAGCGCCGCTGTGGGAGTTGCGTGTATAGCTTCCGTGTTACCAAAACAAACTAGCCTCTGCAATTTCTGCAGCCAGCTGCGTGTCTCTTcagtttttgtccaccatgctagagactCATAGGTAACAATGGGGCTTACTACTGGTCTGTTTAACCACAGTACCATATCCGGTTTCATTCCCCATCTCTTTCCTAAGAGTCTTTCGCAAGCTCACATGGCTGCAGTGGCTCTGGAAAGACtataactaagatgcatagaatacctggtgtgtttactgattcgattttgtttcagactttttgagagacccacctgttgctttggtggtctgcttaaccagagtgctgtaaggtggcgctcttaaaaatttttcgaattcccgcatctgcctggtgccgtttaaaaaggaaatactgattttagacactgcaaacattcacaataaattacaattcagttcatatcgaaagttttactcaaatgaattgaatataatgacagaccatagaatataaaatattattgttctatactcaaagttcacgacaagagcgtaaaaatagggggatactgggagtaattacacggtgctcctaaattggggatacaaatgaaaatgacagatttccgaatcattttaagaaaaaaagtcctataacatgagtccccaaacattttgttttgtgatacatgtgttgaagttcaagttattttctcgtataaccttcccttcacaagatatttaatatgaattggccatagatatttcagtttaaagttttcactatgtgatatgctaattttgaatgcaaatctacagggtgatatattttctggaaggatgcctgcttccttcctccaaatctatattttggtgaatggctgttagtttaaaaaaatgtagaaaaaaaactctggtccagtactacactttttggtttgttatagttttgtcgtatctgctatcgatttcgagaaaaatctctagtaatcctcaggaaaatccaaattatttttaagatccagctagtaagttCTAATGAATGctttaattataagttttggtatttatttacctaatctgtagcgaagattaagaagtatttgataaactgtacgacacactagaaacaacctgtatattgaaagcaaagcctttgtgggctcatattcatgaaacttttttttctcaaaattatccaagtaatttctcattttccttcgtaactcttatttgagaacaaggtaagaacaaccgaattagtaacaacaaaaattatttcgagtaattgattcaaacttcattatcaaacttctttttctaacattacagatatgaataaaagttgtcgtcaaaaatttttttttcgattatccctccccaagaaaaaaaagatctacgcccttggttcacaatagtcgagaattgagagaaatgtcaaatgaaaaagatgtatgcgccatctgaaaagcccgcgttccctcgaaatcaagtaggtataaatccgaaaaatctcccgttttgtctgaaagttttacaggtacagtccattcaagaattattgacatcccgggtggctttggaaaatcgaaattaagttggtactggctcttTCAGTAACATTTTAAATTGcggatttcgggttggcatcggaaatgtcattgacaaaaggttagatttcagtttgtttgtgttattggttttgatcgaagaaattttgaaacttaaaagttgtatcaatttcaaacacacattgattagtttatttgagtatttctcacagtactgtttgaaaaaagaagaaggcaagtcattacaacctggattattagtggaagaaaacctgtgcaatacgatttcaccttcaaagaatcattgaaagatttgattgttaccaaaagccgagccaaaagcaaccaatatatcagcctggatgaaatttgaccaaaaagcatttggattttaatcaatcaaagacaacattacataaacttaattggttacaagttcaaaacagttaataaaaggaaaattcttattgataaacagaaaaatataatgagttttgtacgattttatggtgaatacagagaatatttgcaacaaaatgtgaaatttatttatctggaggaaacttggttatttgaaaatattattcaacagtggactctagaaagaaaacaaaatgtttttcaagtatattcaagggtaatagtagaaggagcactattttgaatgctggatatttggatttttacctggatgttttgttttgacagtggtgatcatgaggatgatataaatctatgaagagagaattattttatgattggattgctaaacaaagccttggcattgcatctatagtttatttatattctattggatattgaaattaagtattgttatatctgttttttgttcttcaatgagtaatccaaaaatctaataaattccaattgctttatagaatttttactgagtatttaatcaaaaatatattcagaagagtaacttcaagaatttcttcacctcttacccccttgaagataataatagatgcaataaaattttaaaattcataaattacaaataatttcatgcaaaaatgctttaaGTAAGTGAGTTAaggctgttatgggcaaaataatttatgtaatttaatagaaactagtataaaagcatttcaataaaaaacagaaaactcgagtacagatagtacctatatttttcatacaagtttaatcaatcattcatgtcatgaacagtttcaataaatagtaactttagaaagtaatttacacatcggctgataaattggttccaattttgaaagttacagtacaactgtgatgtcaaaatttttcatatactaaatggattctttgaattttatttctgtcttattatgatatggctcttccattcactaagctacactatttaaatttatcaaccagttttttctgttttcttcagtttagacaccacagttaaaatgatccataagagttatttgataagaattttgcaagcaggttgtatccagtgtccatcagtaatgcaacaagttttgaagagcctttggtgaaaaggaatatgcatattttaatgatcttcaatgggatctttcatgagcgacttttaaatgaatagatatatcttcattggatttccttgaaatgagatagcatttcactatatttttacgttatataatctgaatttcaatttatgaaatcatgactgtatgcgtcccttcgtaatttcgaaaattcaggatttttcggatacaaaaatgatgaaaataatttaaactggtcatttctatgatgaaccatagcaatttttagtgatatttttgtaaccagaaataaagccgcgactagacgttcatggcctacttcgatgtcaataattcctgaatggactgtataagtagacacaccaggttttctatgcatcttaactATAACACTCAATCATTgtgaaaaatcatagaaaagaAATCAGAATTGGCACAACTATTATCTGTCAAAGATTGTCACAGAGCTTGTAGAACATCCATTTCTGAAGAGGTAAAAGACCAATTGGTCAAAAGGTTGTGTTCAACCTCAACTCAAGAAAATCACTGTTCGCTTTAGCAACTCACCATGGCCAGATTCGTGGTAACCTTATCGATCTTATGATCTTCGCAGAATTTCCTCACGAACGTGTAAGAAGTTGGCGACACCAGCTTGAAATCGAGTACTTTGATGATCAGTTGCTCCATCTTGATGACTTGCCTTGCAGTGTAGCTGTCGCTGGTCAGAAAGGCCCATTCCTTAGGCACGGGAGGGTAAATTTCCTCCATCTTTCCAGCAATCATCATAGCAGATGCTCCGACGAGCTGCAGTTTATCGCGTATCTGTAACAAAAAAGGTGAAAGGTGGATATGAGTAAAATCGAGAAGCACTGACTTGAAGAGGAGAGATTTTTAGCCCTTATGCCAAAAATGTGCCTAAAAATGAGGAGAACAAAATTTTTATATGAGATGTGAGAAATGATATCCCGATATTAATGATGCCTTTATTGTTTGAGCGTCCACTACATtctttaattcaattcaattcaattcaattctttattGGAACAGATTACTAATACTTGTTGATCGTATATAGCGATATATttacttgatatttttttttgtcgcctattataaatcataaaaatgcCAGGGTTGAactctcaaacaaaaaaaaacgcgCCGGAACTGATGCGACCACCCATCCCAAAACCGGGATATAGAAcgtaaatatactaactgacaaagaaactgcaacacctagaaggagctgtttaaattgtaaatttgttttttcggcaaccgtccgggaagtgctcacttacCGGACggtttttctctgagaaagtagcat
This window contains:
- the LOC123682407 gene encoding G2/mitotic-specific cyclin-A-like; translated protein: MATFKIHEDSAIKDAISKKENISRLPKKIQPNGKRTALNSFSNGVRQDCKRIKIVSNKENVPPPQVKPITKMEEKPKLVIDTDLLKIVPGENKTSDNEDAEALPLLQTLKCSLEYSEEILKFLKEQESETLPRPTYMDKQPHITWNMRSVLVDWLVCVADEYNLNEDTLYLAVQYIDRFLSKISVIRDKLQLVGASAMMIAGKMEEIYPPVPKEWAFLTSDSYTARQVIKMEQLIIKVLDFKLVSPTSYTFVRKFCEDHKIDKVTTNLAMYLTELVLLEGKHYLNFKPSEIAAASILFARFNLMKPILWPKEMEKSSGYTIKHLSPIVKAQSVTLKGSPLTPQQTIQEKYKGRKFGGVALLKPRVLNLDCLEDGDGCLAELPQRNFGVIGDRRK